In Acidaminococcus timonensis, one DNA window encodes the following:
- the lptC gene encoding LPS export ABC transporter periplasmic protein LptC, which translates to MQVQAHKRTILVIVAAVLLMGGVIAWLLSSKPTTGKVQENGKDVLQEVNGSTIQETKNGRKVWELTVESMLYDKKTQIDKLKGIKGTFYQEDGRSMTVTADEGEVHVDTKDVVLSVNPHGTTSDGGEAKADRFTWVNKDQTVLAEGNVYLKKGDTVATSKKATFNVALDHAKLEQDANVQKGEF; encoded by the coding sequence ATGCAAGTGCAAGCACACAAACGTACCATACTGGTGATTGTGGCCGCCGTGCTCCTGATGGGGGGCGTCATTGCCTGGTTATTGAGCAGCAAACCCACCACGGGTAAAGTGCAGGAAAATGGCAAGGACGTACTCCAGGAAGTAAACGGGTCCACCATCCAGGAAACGAAAAATGGCCGGAAGGTCTGGGAACTGACTGTGGAATCCATGCTCTATGACAAAAAGACCCAGATCGACAAGCTGAAGGGCATCAAGGGGACTTTCTATCAGGAAGACGGGCGGAGCATGACCGTCACTGCCGATGAAGGGGAAGTCCATGTGGATACCAAGGATGTGGTCCTTTCCGTGAATCCCCATGGCACCACCTCTGACGGCGGGGAAGCCAAAGCAGACAGGTTCACCTGGGTGAACAAAGACCAGACGGTGCTGGCCGAGGGCAACGTCTATCTGAAGAAGGGCGACACCGTGGCCACTTCGAAAAAGGCCACATTCAATGTGGCCCTGGATCATGCCAAACTGGAACAGGATGCCAACGTACAGAAGGGAGAATTCTAA
- a CDS encoding RuvC family protein encodes MSEPLKLYLGVDPGRDKTGAALVWEDGTLCRQEIIPTDDFTTHLKPFLPEQPLAGCILGDGTTSKTMAAQLEKAFPRLPLFTVNEYGSTQEARKLYWKLYPPRGWKRMIPVALLDPPSAVDGLAAMVLVQRYLRDKTVKSSDYKPQK; translated from the coding sequence ATGAGTGAACCGTTGAAACTGTACCTGGGGGTGGATCCCGGCCGGGATAAAACCGGAGCCGCTCTGGTGTGGGAAGATGGGACCCTTTGCCGGCAGGAAATCATTCCTACCGACGATTTTACTACGCACCTGAAACCATTCCTCCCGGAACAGCCCCTGGCCGGCTGCATCCTGGGGGATGGGACCACATCAAAGACCATGGCAGCGCAGCTGGAGAAAGCCTTTCCCCGGCTGCCTCTTTTTACGGTCAATGAGTACGGCAGTACCCAGGAGGCCAGAAAGCTGTACTGGAAGCTGTATCCACCCAGGGGATGGAAACGGATGATCCCGGTGGCCCTGTTGGATCCACCGTCCGCAGTGGATGGACTGGCAGCCATGGTTCTGGTACAGCGGTATCTTCGTGATAAAACTGTGAAATCGTCGGATTACAAGCCACAAAAATGA
- a CDS encoding IS3 family transposase, protein MISSLRGSFKLKDILSYTQMPKATYMYWQKRFDRENPDQEVEEKIQEIRSQHKDYGYRRMTGELKNQGICVNKKKVQRIMQKLSLQVTSFTRKSRKYSSYKGKVGTIAPNRIHRRFETNIPHQKITTDTSEFKYYEADSQGHLTLRKLYLDPFLDMFNNEIISYGIAKYPSANSILEAQAKAIKITADCPYRRTFHSDQGWAYQMKFYTKRLKNERIFQSMSRKGNCHDNAVMENFFGLLKQEIYYGVTYYSYKELKGAIERYIKYYNEQRIKEKLGWKSPVQYRLSLQAA, encoded by the coding sequence ATCATCTCCAGTCTCCGAGGATCATTCAAGTTGAAAGACATTCTCTCCTATACGCAAATGCCCAAAGCAACCTATATGTACTGGCAGAAACGGTTTGACCGCGAGAATCCAGACCAGGAAGTAGAGGAGAAAATACAGGAAATCCGCAGCCAGCATAAAGATTATGGATACCGTCGCATGACCGGTGAGCTAAAGAACCAAGGGATTTGCGTGAACAAGAAGAAAGTTCAACGTATCATGCAGAAACTGAGCCTTCAGGTAACATCTTTTACCCGGAAGAGCCGTAAATACAGCTCCTATAAGGGTAAGGTAGGAACCATTGCTCCAAATAGGATACATCGTCGTTTTGAGACGAATATCCCTCACCAGAAGATTACGACCGACACTTCAGAATTCAAATACTATGAAGCAGATTCACAGGGACATTTGACTCTGCGCAAGCTTTATCTGGATCCTTTCCTGGACATGTTCAATAATGAAATCATCAGCTATGGAATAGCCAAATATCCTTCGGCTAACAGCATACTGGAAGCTCAAGCCAAAGCAATCAAAATTACTGCTGATTGTCCGTATCGAAGAACATTTCACTCCGATCAGGGCTGGGCATACCAAATGAAATTCTATACCAAAAGACTAAAAAACGAACGAATTTTTCAGAGCATGTCTCGAAAAGGCAACTGTCATGATAACGCTGTAATGGAAAACTTCTTCGGCTTACTGAAGCAGGAAATATATTACGGAGTGACCTACTACAGCTACAAAGAATTAAAAGGCGCTATCGAACGATACATCAAATACTATAACGAGCAAAGAATCAAGGAAAAACTGGGCTGGAAAAGTCCTGTTCAATACAGGCTTTCCTTGCAGGCAGCATAA
- a CDS encoding LptF/LptG family permease, with amino-acid sequence MSILDKYILKQMLQPFAFGVAAFSTIFVASSFLFRVTQYITQYGASYWSLIRLFLCLMPEVINYTFPMSMLLAALLTMGQLSSNSEITAMRSGGLSFRRIAAPILAAGFVVSLFSVVWAEKVVPPAKSEYERIIKVEIKRDAKPRTQNHVIIKQVSKGKLVRLTYARTFDEKQGLMKDITIEDWDNGKVARIQRTPQARWTEGSWIMEDGTITDLTGKDGVARTMTFSKQVLPISETPKAITLDQKDPDQMTIGELKMYINILKKQYLPTSKYEMEIYRRFTVPLASFFFALIGVPLGVQSQRTGASMGLGFSVVIIFIYYSIMTFMTGLGQGGVIPPAIAAATPNLLCGAFGCWMIYKKDNV; translated from the coding sequence ATGTCCATTTTAGATAAGTACATTTTAAAACAGATGCTGCAGCCCTTCGCGTTCGGGGTGGCTGCCTTTTCCACCATCTTCGTGGCCAGTTCCTTCCTGTTCCGGGTGACCCAGTACATCACCCAGTACGGGGCCAGCTACTGGTCCCTGATCCGGCTGTTCCTGTGTCTGATGCCTGAAGTCATCAACTATACCTTCCCCATGTCCATGCTGCTGGCGGCCCTGCTGACCATGGGCCAGCTGTCCAGCAACAGCGAGATCACGGCCATGCGCAGCGGGGGCCTGAGCTTCCGGCGCATTGCGGCGCCCATCCTGGCAGCCGGCTTCGTGGTCAGCCTGTTTTCTGTGGTGTGGGCTGAAAAAGTCGTCCCTCCCGCCAAAAGTGAATACGAGCGGATCATCAAGGTGGAAATCAAGCGGGATGCCAAACCCAGGACCCAGAATCATGTGATCATCAAACAGGTTTCCAAGGGAAAACTGGTGCGGCTGACCTATGCCCGTACCTTTGATGAAAAGCAGGGCCTGATGAAGGACATTACCATCGAGGACTGGGACAACGGCAAGGTGGCCCGGATCCAGCGGACCCCCCAGGCCAGATGGACCGAAGGCAGCTGGATCATGGAAGACGGCACCATCACAGACCTGACCGGCAAGGACGGGGTTGCCCGGACCATGACCTTCAGCAAACAGGTGCTGCCCATCAGCGAGACGCCCAAGGCCATTACCCTGGACCAGAAAGATCCGGACCAGATGACCATTGGCGAACTGAAGATGTACATCAACATTTTGAAGAAACAGTACCTGCCCACCAGCAAGTACGAAATGGAAATCTATCGCCGGTTCACCGTGCCCCTGGCCAGCTTCTTCTTCGCCCTGATCGGCGTGCCCCTGGGTGTACAGTCCCAGCGGACCGGGGCTTCCATGGGCCTGGGCTTCTCGGTGGTGATCATCTTCATCTACTATTCCATCATGACCTTCATGACCGGCCTGGGCCAGGGAGGGGTCATCCCCCCTGCCATTGCCGCGGCGACCCCCAACCTGCTCTGCGGAGCGTTCGGGTGCTGGATGATCTATAAAAAGGATAATGTGTAA
- a CDS encoding lysophospholipid acyltransferase family protein, with product MLYGFLKGVSIIISHLPYKFVVRLGRNCGKLYWYIAKKQRIRAEETIQERMGVSPRQAREIIHRLFLNLGMTAMEMFYMPALNKDNIRGLVTFDRPDILWEALARKHGVVMLACHMDNWEWLGAALALNGFPLSAVEKPQPNPVYSDFMNELRRGVGQEIFARGTNEILGCARAMKKGRMLGLIADQDGGYHGIFVPFFGKMASTPEGPAYFARKFKAPVVPIFIVRKPSGYGHQVFVKDPIYYEDTGNREKDDYRITLKMTQEVEKIIRQYPDNWIWFQHRWNTPWNG from the coding sequence ATGCTCTACGGATTTTTGAAAGGTGTAAGTATCATCATTTCCCATCTGCCCTACAAATTCGTAGTGCGGCTGGGCAGGAATTGTGGTAAACTGTATTGGTATATCGCCAAAAAACAGCGGATCCGGGCGGAAGAGACCATCCAGGAACGGATGGGCGTATCCCCCCGGCAGGCCCGGGAAATCATCCATCGGCTGTTCCTGAACCTGGGGATGACAGCCATGGAGATGTTCTACATGCCCGCCCTGAACAAGGACAACATCCGGGGCCTGGTCACCTTCGACCGGCCGGACATCCTGTGGGAAGCCCTGGCCAGGAAACACGGGGTGGTCATGCTGGCCTGCCATATGGACAACTGGGAATGGCTGGGGGCCGCCCTGGCCCTGAACGGCTTTCCCCTGAGCGCCGTGGAGAAACCCCAGCCCAATCCGGTGTACAGCGATTTCATGAACGAACTGCGCCGGGGTGTGGGCCAGGAAATCTTCGCCCGGGGGACCAACGAGATCCTGGGCTGTGCCCGGGCCATGAAGAAAGGCCGCATGCTGGGTCTGATTGCGGACCAGGACGGTGGCTATCATGGCATTTTCGTGCCCTTCTTCGGCAAGATGGCTTCCACCCCCGAAGGGCCGGCCTATTTTGCCCGCAAGTTCAAGGCACCGGTGGTGCCCATCTTTATTGTGCGCAAACCCAGCGGGTATGGCCACCAGGTCTTCGTGAAAGACCCCATCTACTATGAAGATACGGGCAACCGGGAAAAAGATGATTACCGGATTACCCTGAAAATGACCCAGGAAGTGGAAAAGATCATCCGGCAGTATCCGGACAACTGGATCTGGTTCCAGCACCGCTGGAACACTCCCTGGAACGGTTAA
- a CDS encoding KpsF/GutQ family sugar-phosphate isomerase, producing MFEKAKEALRIEADSILELIPRVDAHFGQALDMILHCKGRIIVTGMGKSGIIARKIAATLASTGTPAFFLHPAEGIHGDLGMVTEHDVVLALSNSGETGEVLNILPSVRRIGARIIAMVGNPESTLAKNADIVLNVGVKREACPLGLAPTSSTTAALAYGDALAMELLSARKFTPEEFAIFHPGGSLGRKLLLTVDDVMHKGDENPLVPSTVSVKDALFVITDKGVGAVSVVDKDHRLEGLLTDGDIRRGIAKDLDCLNRPVAEMMTRHPRTIQDHKLAAEALHLMESNKPRPITVLPVVDQEDKVVGLLHITDLVHQGVV from the coding sequence ATGTTTGAAAAAGCCAAAGAAGCCCTGCGTATCGAAGCTGACTCCATCCTGGAACTGATTCCCCGGGTGGATGCGCATTTCGGGCAGGCACTGGATATGATCCTCCACTGCAAAGGACGGATCATCGTTACGGGCATGGGCAAAAGCGGCATCATCGCCCGCAAGATCGCTGCCACCCTGGCCAGCACCGGTACTCCAGCATTCTTTCTCCATCCGGCGGAAGGCATCCACGGGGACCTGGGCATGGTCACGGAACACGATGTGGTCCTGGCCCTTTCCAACAGCGGGGAAACCGGGGAAGTGCTGAACATCCTGCCCAGCGTGCGGCGCATCGGGGCACGGATCATTGCCATGGTGGGCAATCCGGAATCCACCCTGGCCAAAAATGCGGATATTGTCTTGAATGTGGGCGTGAAGCGGGAAGCCTGCCCTCTGGGCCTGGCTCCCACCAGCAGCACCACGGCAGCCCTGGCCTACGGGGATGCCCTGGCCATGGAACTTTTGAGTGCCCGGAAATTCACGCCGGAAGAATTCGCCATTTTCCATCCCGGGGGCAGCCTGGGACGGAAACTGCTGCTTACCGTGGATGATGTGATGCACAAGGGGGACGAGAATCCCCTGGTGCCCTCTACGGTCAGCGTGAAGGATGCCCTGTTCGTGATCACCGACAAAGGGGTGGGTGCCGTTTCCGTGGTGGACAAGGATCACCGTCTGGAAGGGCTGCTCACCGATGGGGATATCCGTCGGGGCATTGCCAAGGACCTGGATTGTCTGAACCGGCCTGTGGCTGAGATGATGACCAGACACCCGAGGACCATCCAGGATCACAAACTGGCAGCAGAAGCCCTCCATTTGATGGAATCCAACAAACCCCGGCCCATTACGGTGCTGCCGGTGGTGGATCAGGAAGACAAAGTGGTAGGTCTGCTGCACATCACCGATCTGGTCCATCAAGGAGTGGTATAA
- the lptB gene encoding LPS export ABC transporter ATP-binding protein has product MKIRAEKLVKEYGGRRVVNEVSLEVEQGTIVGLLGPNGAGKTTSFYMIVGLEHPDTGHVFLDDEDVTGLPMYKRALKGIGYLPQEASIFRKLTVEENIMAILEQIESDHAKRQQKMEDLIQEFHIDHIRKSKGSALSGGERRRVEIARALATDPGFILLDEPFAGIDPIAVADIQVMVAHLAKRGIGVLITDHNVRETLSIVNRAYILSAGKILVEGTSQQVAEDPVARKFYLGDNFRM; this is encoded by the coding sequence GTGAAGATACGCGCGGAAAAACTGGTAAAAGAATATGGAGGCCGCCGGGTGGTTAATGAGGTCAGCCTGGAGGTGGAGCAGGGGACCATCGTGGGCCTCCTGGGTCCCAACGGTGCCGGCAAGACCACGTCTTTTTATATGATCGTGGGACTGGAACATCCTGACACCGGCCATGTGTTCCTGGATGACGAGGATGTCACCGGACTGCCCATGTACAAGCGCGCCCTGAAGGGCATCGGCTATCTGCCCCAGGAAGCTTCCATCTTCCGGAAACTCACCGTGGAAGAGAACATCATGGCCATCCTGGAACAGATCGAAAGCGACCATGCCAAACGGCAGCAGAAAATGGAAGACCTGATCCAGGAATTCCATATCGACCACATCCGCAAGAGCAAGGGCAGTGCCCTGTCCGGCGGCGAACGGCGCCGGGTGGAAATCGCCCGGGCCCTGGCCACCGACCCCGGCTTCATCCTGCTGGACGAACCTTTCGCCGGGATCGACCCCATTGCGGTGGCCGATATCCAGGTGATGGTGGCCCATCTGGCCAAACGGGGCATCGGTGTCCTGATCACCGACCACAACGTGCGGGAAACCCTGAGCATTGTGAACCGGGCCTACATTTTAAGCGCCGGCAAGATCCTGGTGGAAGGCACCAGCCAGCAGGTGGCAGAAGACCCTGTGGCCCGGAAGTTCTACCTGGGCGATAACTTTAGAATGTGA
- a CDS encoding dihydrofolate reductase family protein, producing the protein MILMTTIDDSGGLLFNHRRQSQDRLLRQHMLDIAGPSGLWMDGYTAALFAGQEDRIHVSETFLEEAGPGACALLEDRPAAPFLAKIEKLYLYHWNRAYPGDTFFDIDVTKGWQLVSTTEFAGSSHDKITEEVYIPCK; encoded by the coding sequence ATGATCCTTATGACCACCATCGATGATTCCGGCGGACTTTTGTTCAACCACCGCCGGCAAAGCCAGGACCGCCTTCTGCGCCAGCATATGCTGGACATCGCCGGCCCGTCCGGTTTGTGGATGGACGGCTATACTGCCGCTCTGTTTGCCGGTCAGGAAGACCGGATCCATGTCTCTGAGACGTTTTTGGAGGAGGCTGGTCCCGGCGCCTGTGCCCTGCTGGAAGACCGCCCGGCGGCGCCCTTTTTGGCCAAAATCGAAAAACTGTACCTGTACCACTGGAACCGGGCCTACCCCGGCGATACGTTCTTCGACATCGACGTGACAAAAGGCTGGCAGCTTGTTTCCACAACGGAATTTGCCGGCTCATCCCATGACAAGATTACCGAGGAGGTCTATATCCCATGCAAATGA
- a CDS encoding DUF3084 domain-containing protein, which translates to MTGGITLILVLALMGGLIAYLGDKLGSKIGKKRLRLFGLRPHDTSVVMTILSGILVAALTITVLTISSKEVRTALFGMKKMRAEIASLTTARDQANQELSAQNAKIQELDQKITEATAAADQARQQEAAAKAQMAQAQAQMQQARADLGELQARYNEANDRLQQAQAQVKEAEAARDQLQQDVKSLETAAQKLREGIVAIREGNVAFRSGEILYSGVLKGGQNADSTQKQLQDFLNQANIQVAGRIGVDPSTPVIWLSREAVEDAAQNLSRAKGDMYVRVCAAGNILSGEVVVSRLEMVENQVVYPKGSLILSQSISINPNSNESDLALMAFLKDVNRAAQADGVIPNPLTGDVGAITSSELTQASEKIRSLGGKVLISAKARHDITVAGPVVPDLEIRAAGGTPNE; encoded by the coding sequence ATGACCGGTGGAATTACCCTGATCCTGGTTCTGGCCCTGATGGGCGGCCTCATTGCCTACCTGGGGGACAAACTGGGAAGCAAGATCGGCAAGAAACGGCTCCGGCTTTTTGGCCTGCGCCCTCATGACACCTCCGTGGTCATGACCATCCTGAGCGGCATCCTGGTGGCTGCCCTGACCATCACCGTCCTGACCATCTCCTCCAAGGAGGTCCGTACCGCCCTGTTCGGCATGAAGAAGATGCGGGCGGAAATCGCGTCCCTGACCACAGCCCGGGACCAGGCCAACCAGGAACTCAGTGCCCAGAACGCCAAGATCCAGGAACTGGACCAGAAGATCACCGAGGCCACGGCAGCGGCCGACCAGGCCAGACAGCAGGAAGCTGCGGCCAAAGCCCAGATGGCCCAGGCCCAGGCCCAGATGCAGCAGGCCCGAGCGGATCTGGGAGAACTCCAGGCACGTTACAATGAAGCCAATGACCGTCTGCAGCAGGCCCAGGCCCAGGTGAAAGAGGCCGAAGCGGCCCGTGACCAGCTGCAGCAGGATGTGAAATCCCTGGAAACGGCCGCCCAAAAGCTTCGGGAAGGGATTGTGGCCATCCGGGAAGGCAATGTGGCGTTCCGCAGCGGTGAAATCCTCTATTCAGGGGTGCTGAAGGGTGGCCAGAATGCAGACAGTACCCAGAAACAGCTCCAGGATTTCCTGAACCAGGCCAACATCCAGGTGGCAGGCCGTATCGGGGTGGATCCTTCCACGCCCGTCATCTGGCTCAGCCGGGAGGCGGTGGAAGACGCGGCCCAGAATCTGTCCAGGGCCAAAGGGGATATGTACGTGCGGGTCTGCGCCGCCGGCAACATCCTTTCCGGGGAAGTGGTGGTGTCCCGTCTGGAAATGGTGGAGAATCAAGTGGTGTACCCCAAAGGGAGCCTGATCCTCAGCCAGTCCATCAGCATAAATCCCAACAGCAACGAAAGCGACCTGGCGCTCATGGCCTTTTTGAAGGACGTGAACCGGGCAGCCCAGGCCGACGGGGTGATCCCCAATCCCCTTACCGGCGATGTGGGGGCCATCACCAGCAGTGAACTGACCCAGGCCAGTGAAAAGATCCGCAGCCTGGGCGGCAAGGTGCTCATTTCTGCCAAAGCCCGGCACGATATCACGGTGGCCGGTCCGGTGGTGCCAGATCTGGAAATCCGGGCAGCGGGAGGTACCCCCAATGAGTGA
- a CDS encoding DNA/RNA non-specific endonuclease: MQMKKLTSVLASLLVAASLFVTGCGSAKTTTAKKSAPKNTTKQTQQIGKNQPSFDLSSIPAFTNKPYVVLNNNVPDFPDADKKSKKAFEHYSNLDSLGRCGPAYANVCLETMPTQKRGPIGQVKPSGWQTVKYEGIDGKYLYNRCHLIGYQLTAENANPKNLITGTRYLNVTGMLPFENLVADYVKETKHHVLYRVTPIFKGNDLVARGVQMEAYSVEDNGAGVQFNVFVYNNQPGITIDYKTGKSKRA, translated from the coding sequence ATGCAAATGAAGAAACTCACATCCGTCCTGGCGTCCCTGCTGGTGGCTGCCTCCCTGTTCGTAACGGGCTGTGGCTCCGCCAAGACCACTACCGCCAAAAAAAGCGCCCCCAAGAACACCACGAAACAGACCCAGCAGATTGGCAAGAACCAGCCGTCCTTCGACCTGTCGTCCATCCCGGCGTTTACCAACAAGCCCTATGTGGTCCTGAACAACAATGTGCCCGACTTTCCGGACGCCGATAAAAAATCCAAAAAGGCCTTCGAGCACTACAGCAACCTGGACAGCCTGGGCCGCTGCGGCCCGGCCTACGCCAATGTGTGCCTGGAGACCATGCCCACCCAGAAACGGGGACCCATCGGCCAGGTGAAGCCTTCCGGCTGGCAGACCGTAAAGTATGAGGGCATCGACGGCAAATACCTGTACAACCGGTGCCATTTGATCGGGTACCAGCTTACCGCGGAAAATGCCAACCCCAAGAACCTGATCACCGGCACCCGCTACTTGAACGTCACCGGCATGCTGCCCTTTGAGAACCTGGTGGCCGACTACGTGAAAGAAACGAAACACCATGTGCTGTACCGGGTGACGCCCATTTTCAAGGGAAATGACCTGGTGGCCCGAGGCGTGCAGATGGAAGCCTACAGCGTGGAAGATAACGGCGCCGGCGTCCAGTTCAACGTGTTCGTGTACAACAACCAGCCCGGTATCACCATCGATTATAAAACCGGAAAGAGCAAAAGGGCGTAG
- a CDS encoding LptA/OstA family protein, producing the protein MLKLKKLAMLGILAGLLSVTTACWAASSISADTVEYDFKTGQAAAEGNVQIRHDDGTASASSADYNTKTGEGKLTGSVVADQKDAHLTSGTLIIKNKGKFLSAIGNAVLRKADKTLRADQVDYDSDAQFAQTVGDWAQLTMDDGSSLDSASMKYNMQSGVANADGNVRLVSPPRNLTARADRAIYNTKEADGTIRLIGHATATQNDDTVSGDTLTITGAGGKVAMAEGDVKMVVVPQQSQPSVQEETPVFSLAGLPGIPAYVYKFYNWPGQLLSWGETEVG; encoded by the coding sequence ATGTTGAAACTGAAGAAACTTGCAATGCTGGGAATCCTGGCAGGCCTTCTGTCCGTGACCACCGCCTGCTGGGCTGCGTCCTCCATTTCCGCCGATACGGTGGAATATGATTTCAAGACCGGACAGGCAGCAGCCGAAGGCAATGTGCAGATCCGTCATGACGACGGTACCGCCAGCGCCAGTTCCGCTGATTACAATACCAAGACCGGAGAAGGCAAGCTGACTGGTTCCGTGGTGGCTGACCAGAAGGATGCCCATCTGACCAGTGGTACGCTGATCATCAAGAACAAGGGCAAGTTCCTGTCCGCCATTGGCAATGCGGTGCTGCGTAAAGCCGACAAGACCCTGCGTGCCGACCAGGTGGATTACGATTCCGATGCCCAGTTTGCCCAGACCGTGGGGGACTGGGCCCAGCTGACCATGGATGACGGGTCCAGCCTGGATTCGGCCAGCATGAAATACAATATGCAGAGCGGCGTGGCCAATGCCGACGGAAACGTGCGGCTGGTGAGTCCGCCCCGGAATCTGACGGCACGGGCCGACCGGGCCATTTACAATACGAAGGAAGCGGACGGGACCATCCGGCTGATCGGCCATGCCACCGCCACCCAGAACGATGATACGGTCAGCGGGGATACCCTGACCATTACCGGAGCTGGCGGCAAGGTGGCCATGGCGGAAGGCGATGTGAAGATGGTGGTGGTACCCCAGCAGAGCCAGCCGTCCGTGCAGGAGGAAACACCGGTATTCAGCCTGGCCGGACTGCCGGGGATCCCGGCTTATGTGTACAAGTTCTATAACTGGCCCGGACAACTGCTGTCCTGGGGTGAGACTGAAGTAGGGTAA
- a CDS encoding KdsC family phosphatase, with product MVTEEQLARIHLLALDVDGVLTDGSIIIGQEGELCKHFDARDGLGISLALRHGIQVALITGRHSEIVLHRAMELGISSVYENVIYKGKILEQASKELGIPLEETAFMGDDLNDLPAFGRSAVTFAPADAAPEVRERAMLVSGCKGGRGAVRDVIERILKAKGLWNQIVREYEVQGQGDKQ from the coding sequence ATGGTAACTGAAGAACAATTGGCCAGGATCCACCTGCTGGCCCTGGACGTGGATGGTGTCCTGACCGATGGGAGCATCATCATCGGCCAGGAAGGAGAACTGTGCAAGCACTTTGACGCCCGGGACGGACTGGGCATCAGCCTGGCCCTGCGCCATGGTATCCAGGTGGCGCTCATCACCGGACGCCACAGCGAGATCGTGCTCCATCGGGCTATGGAACTGGGTATCAGCTCCGTGTATGAAAATGTCATTTACAAAGGAAAGATCCTGGAACAAGCTTCGAAAGAACTGGGTATTCCCCTGGAGGAGACTGCCTTCATGGGGGACGATCTGAATGACCTGCCGGCCTTTGGCCGGTCGGCGGTGACGTTTGCTCCCGCCGATGCGGCTCCGGAAGTCCGGGAACGGGCCATGCTGGTCTCCGGGTGCAAAGGAGGCCGGGGGGCTGTACGGGATGTGATCGAACGCATCCTGAAGGCCAAGGGACTGTGGAACCAGATCGTGAGAGAGTACGAAGTCCAGGGGCAGGGAGACAAACAGTAA
- a CDS encoding helix-turn-helix domain-containing protein, with the protein MARHSYEFKKKIVLEYLNSDKGCISISRKYGMASSSQLLKWAAAYKAFGDNGLKRSRSQKIYSFKEKLSVVESYLTNEISYQELAIRVGINNPSLISRWVNEFKIAGPDALRSHKKGRKKTLSQSKPKKTDTQVQQPMVNISVEHVQELENENLKLRIENAFLKELRRLRLEDEAKMRELRKSSPVSEDHSS; encoded by the coding sequence ATGGCAAGACACAGCTATGAATTTAAGAAAAAAATAGTACTGGAATACTTGAACAGTGACAAAGGGTGTATTTCTATTTCACGTAAATATGGGATGGCAAGTAGCAGCCAGCTGCTAAAGTGGGCTGCTGCTTACAAGGCATTTGGAGATAATGGTCTGAAGAGATCTCGCTCTCAAAAAATATACTCTTTCAAAGAAAAACTTTCTGTGGTAGAGTCTTACTTAACAAATGAAATCTCATATCAGGAATTGGCAATTCGTGTAGGAATCAACAATCCGTCATTGATTTCCAGATGGGTCAATGAATTTAAAATTGCGGGGCCGGATGCGTTACGGTCACATAAAAAAGGTAGGAAAAAGACTTTGAGCCAATCAAAACCCAAAAAAACAGATACCCAGGTTCAACAACCGATGGTCAACATCAGTGTGGAACATGTCCAGGAGTTAGAGAATGAAAACCTTAAACTCCGAATAGAGAATGCTTTTTTAAAAGAACTGAGGAGACTGCGTTTAGAGGACGAAGCAAAAATGAGAGAGTTGCGAAAATCATCTCCAGTCTCCGAGGATCATTCAAGTTGA